In Candidatus Bathyarchaeia archaeon, the following are encoded in one genomic region:
- a CDS encoding site-2 protease family protein, giving the protein MAAIFILSYPQLYLFILILFLFVFVVIHELAHSVVARHYKIKVRKIVLYPIGGVSEIEEIPEKPSIEWRMAIAGPLTSFAIGAILLALDQVILIETQPTPLAPTLSTAGSLMLDLAMLNFFLGAFNLIPAFPMDGGRVFRALLAERMKFSDATKYAAFIGKLFGILMMVVGIFYNLWLIIIGMFIYIGASEETEQTIVSTTLARVRVKDVMYPEAASVTPESTLSEALEVMFKARYHDALIEKDGAFQGVVTWNEIMKIKPEQRGELKVSQLPIKNVSVSPDESILEAYKIMMREKIDLVPVVSKEAPMKVVGVLTAEGVAYAYEKAKALR; this is encoded by the coding sequence ATGGCTGCCATATTCATCTTGTCCTACCCTCAGCTTTACCTTTTCATCCTCATCCTTTTTCTATTCGTTTTCGTCGTTATTCATGAATTAGCGCATTCAGTAGTTGCGAGACATTACAAGATTAAGGTGCGCAAAATTGTGCTATATCCAATCGGTGGAGTGTCGGAAATTGAGGAGATTCCAGAGAAACCAAGCATAGAATGGCGTATGGCTATTGCTGGTCCGCTTACAAGCTTTGCCATTGGTGCTATTCTCCTTGCTCTAGATCAAGTCATTTTAATAGAAACGCAACCGACGCCACTTGCACCTACGCTTAGTACTGCTGGAAGCCTCATGCTTGATTTAGCGATGCTTAATTTTTTCCTCGGAGCATTTAATCTGATTCCGGCTTTTCCAATGGACGGTGGAAGAGTTTTTCGCGCCCTTCTCGCTGAGAGAATGAAGTTTTCTGATGCAACGAAGTATGCTGCGTTTATTGGCAAACTCTTTGGCATATTAATGATGGTTGTTGGAATTTTCTACAACCTTTGGTTAATAATAATTGGCATGTTTATTTACATCGGAGCAAGCGAAGAAACGGAACAGACAATTGTCTCCACGACTCTGGCAAGGGTTCGAGTTAAGGATGTCATGTACCCTGAGGCGGCATCAGTTACACCGGAAAGCACCCTCTCAGAAGCTTTAGAAGTAATGTTCAAAGCAAGATATCATGATGCTCTAATTGAAAAGGACGGCGCCTTTCAAGGCGTCGTAACATGGAATGAAATTATGAAGATAAAACCCGAACAGAGAGGCGAACTAAAGGTAAGCCAGCTACCCATAAAGAATGTTTCAGTATCTCCAGACGAATCAATACTTGAAGCATACAAAATCATGATGCGAGAAAAAATAGATCTCGTTCCCGTTGTTAGTAAGGAAGCCCCTATGAAGGTTGTAGGCGTTTTGACCGCTGAAGGAGTGGCATATGCATACGAGAAAGCTAAAGCTCTTCGCTAG
- a CDS encoding MarC family protein, translating into MGTLEYALIAVTSIIAVIEPFSTIAVYITLTKDMEPKKRHKIAAKSMKISFIALTFFVLTGHLLFLVFNITDYAFKIAGGILLIAVALRMLYPGKQEYSSDEREDVAIVPLAFPLTAGPGAITTVMLLVSEANNVLEVSFVFTGIILGILISYAGMIYSAKLLRLLGDEGLRVVTAIMSIIILAIAIQFIINGVAEAASQVFSK; encoded by the coding sequence TTGGGAACATTGGAATATGCACTAATAGCAGTCACATCTATCATCGCTGTGATAGAACCGTTCAGCACCATAGCAGTTTATATAACTTTAACAAAGGATATGGAGCCGAAAAAACGGCATAAAATCGCCGCAAAATCTATGAAGATATCTTTCATCGCATTAACATTTTTTGTGCTAACAGGCCATCTTCTTTTCTTAGTATTTAATATCACAGATTATGCCTTCAAAATTGCCGGAGGCATTCTTCTTATTGCAGTTGCCTTAAGAATGCTGTATCCTGGAAAACAGGAGTACTCTTCGGATGAGCGTGAAGATGTTGCTATTGTTCCTCTTGCTTTTCCCCTTACGGCAGGGCCTGGGGCTATTACAACTGTGATGCTTCTTGTTTCCGAAGCAAACAATGTTTTGGAAGTTTCTTTTGTTTTTACGGGAATTATTTTAGGGATTCTAATATCATATGCGGGAATGATATACTCCGCTAAGCTGCTTAGATTGTTAGGCGACGAGGGTCTTCGTGTTGTCACGGCAATAATGTCTATAATAATATTAGCCATAGCAATTCAATTTATAATCAATGGAGTTGCGGAAGCTGCGTCACAAGTTTTCAGCAAATAA